A single window of Leptospira semungkisensis DNA harbors:
- the add gene encoding adenosine deaminase, with protein MGLSFAEILERIRILDRDVSELNRLKSRLPADRPYSSSLQISFDKQINNLLNERIRLLELEIADPPRWLLGDTDAYESGRQTASSLLEPADLSSKKLQDQDVINLIRELPKTEIHLHLEACVNKDTMKKLMAKNGIQLSEEEFEAKFNFKDLNGFIQVFFFIQSLVKEPADLYHFVGSLAEYMRANHILYTEVFFAPSKFIQNGLDFEEMVNQLVEGIREEKAKDGIEIKILVDVSRSFGPENAMNNLNRVLKLKQKEVIGIGLGGAELMGPARDYAEVFKKAREAGLRTVAHSGEDDGPWAIWEAVELCKAERIGHGTSAIQDPELVNYLRENKIPIEICVTSNVFTGKYVRKEQNHPVRYYYDQGLPLCINTDDPEIFNVNLTYEYFKLWRFLDFSLDEIVDLIRQGVYSTFHPQKESLWKDMETKIKKVKEKYGLLEPSLK; from the coding sequence GTGGGTTTGTCCTTCGCGGAAATTTTAGAAAGAATTCGGATCCTGGATCGGGATGTCTCTGAATTAAACCGTCTCAAGAGCAGATTGCCCGCCGACAGGCCGTACTCTTCTTCCCTTCAAATCTCATTCGACAAACAGATCAATAATCTTCTGAACGAAAGGATCCGTCTCTTGGAACTGGAGATCGCGGATCCTCCCCGCTGGCTCTTGGGAGATACCGACGCTTACGAGTCAGGTCGTCAAACTGCTTCTTCTCTCTTAGAACCCGCAGATCTTTCTTCTAAGAAGCTGCAAGACCAGGACGTTATTAATCTAATCAGAGAATTGCCTAAGACAGAAATCCATCTTCACCTCGAAGCTTGTGTAAACAAGGATACGATGAAGAAGTTGATGGCAAAGAACGGCATTCAACTCAGTGAAGAAGAGTTCGAGGCAAAATTCAATTTCAAGGATCTGAACGGATTCATTCAGGTATTCTTCTTTATCCAAAGCTTGGTCAAAGAGCCTGCAGATTTATATCACTTTGTGGGAAGTCTCGCAGAGTACATGCGTGCGAATCATATTCTATATACTGAAGTTTTCTTTGCTCCTTCTAAGTTCATTCAGAATGGTCTCGATTTCGAAGAGATGGTCAATCAACTTGTGGAAGGTATTCGAGAAGAGAAGGCCAAAGACGGTATAGAGATCAAGATTCTTGTCGACGTTTCTCGTTCCTTCGGTCCGGAGAATGCGATGAACAATCTCAATCGTGTTCTCAAGCTCAAACAAAAAGAAGTGATTGGGATAGGTCTTGGTGGCGCCGAGTTGATGGGCCCAGCCAGAGATTATGCCGAAGTCTTCAAAAAAGCGAGAGAAGCTGGCTTAAGAACTGTCGCTCACTCGGGAGAAGACGACGGTCCTTGGGCGATCTGGGAAGCTGTGGAATTATGCAAGGCAGAAAGGATCGGTCATGGTACTTCTGCCATCCAAGATCCGGAACTAGTCAATTATCTAAGAGAGAACAAGATCCCGATAGAGATATGTGTTACGTCTAACGTGTTTACCGGAAAATATGTTCGTAAGGAACAAAACCATCCGGTTCGATATTATTATGACCAGGGTCTTCCTCTTTGCATCAATACAGATGATCCTGAAATATTCAACGTGAACTTGACCTACGAGTATTTCAAGCTTTGGAGATTTTTGGATTTCTCCTTAGATGAGATCGTCGACCTGATCCGTCAGGGTGTATATTCCACCTTCCATCCTCAAAAAGAATCCCTTTGGAAGGATATGGAAACTAAGATCAAAAAAGTAAAAGAGAAGTACGGTCTCCTCGAGCCAAGTCTGAAATAA
- a CDS encoding efflux RND transporter periplasmic adaptor subunit, giving the protein MNFPERLTKWIQWIKSKPKFLVPILVPVLLLSVVLLWKSNSSNKDVSEIIQGSIIESVYGLATVTSSDVYHLRVAVPSAIRKIYVEEGDQVKEGTPLVEFDSFGTMRSPLDGVVTKVAYETKETVVPQTPVVTVMDLRKRYLIVSLEEKGAVKVQKGQKVRVRFEALGDKNFSGEVKSVYPADGQFQVHITPENIPPQILPGMTADVAIETSSKENVVLVPIKGIRSGKIKILENGKIQTKEIQTGIANSEYAELLSGEVRIGDKVLLQGDN; this is encoded by the coding sequence ATGAATTTTCCAGAGAGACTTACTAAATGGATCCAATGGATCAAGAGCAAACCCAAGTTCTTAGTTCCGATCTTGGTTCCTGTTCTTCTTCTCTCGGTAGTTTTACTTTGGAAGAGTAATAGTTCCAACAAGGATGTTTCAGAGATCATCCAAGGTTCTATCATCGAATCTGTTTACGGACTTGCAACGGTGACTTCTTCGGATGTGTATCATCTCAGGGTGGCTGTGCCTTCTGCCATTCGTAAGATCTATGTTGAAGAAGGAGATCAAGTAAAGGAAGGAACTCCTCTTGTGGAGTTTGATAGTTTCGGTACCATGCGCTCTCCTCTGGACGGTGTGGTTACAAAGGTTGCTTACGAGACAAAGGAGACTGTCGTTCCTCAAACTCCGGTAGTGACCGTTATGGATCTTCGAAAAAGATATTTGATCGTTTCTTTAGAAGAGAAGGGCGCTGTCAAGGTGCAGAAGGGCCAAAAGGTCCGCGTGCGATTTGAGGCACTCGGAGATAAGAATTTCAGTGGAGAAGTGAAATCGGTCTATCCTGCGGACGGCCAATTCCAAGTGCATATTACTCCGGAGAATATTCCTCCTCAGATCCTTCCCGGAATGACTGCTGATGTTGCGATCGAAACTTCGAGCAAGGAAAATGTAGTTCTCGTCCCGATCAAAGGAATCCGTTCCGGGAAAATTAAAATATTAGAAAATGGTAAAATACAAACGAAAGAGATCCAAACCGGGATCGCGAACTCGGAATACGCAGAGCTCTTATCAGGCGAAGTAAGAATAGGGGACAAGGTTCTATTACAGGGGGACAACTGA
- a CDS encoding MBL fold metallo-hydrolase, whose protein sequence is MKLKVSILAVLAIVVFFLLNALGIPKLTIEEVSEFKILKKDSRLEEPSKLPKLKFTLFKTGEKKASAAFIFEGGPLLHRKQIYHTVVLVEHPKGTLLFDSGLGTQIEEQYKDHRFYVKPMVAYQNANPIVNQLRNVGIDPKQVNDIVLSHLHWDHAGGVEDFPWAKIWSTQAGREHLKEFGVEKGYLPTQLDSKEIIWKDLNFASKPYENYSASLDWFGDGSLVFVPMEGHTAGDVGMFLNLPSGKRFFFTGDITWAREGFELPSHRTKLLRRIVDRDATVLGREIYRVHSLLQAYPNLEVVPAHDGEVIDKIGMFPKWTE, encoded by the coding sequence ATGAAACTTAAAGTATCCATTCTCGCCGTACTGGCGATCGTAGTTTTCTTTCTATTGAATGCATTAGGAATTCCTAAATTAACAATAGAAGAAGTTTCCGAATTCAAGATCTTAAAGAAAGATTCTAGACTGGAAGAACCGAGTAAACTTCCTAAGCTCAAATTTACTCTTTTTAAAACGGGAGAGAAGAAGGCATCTGCGGCGTTTATCTTCGAAGGAGGTCCTTTACTCCACCGAAAACAGATCTATCATACGGTTGTCCTAGTCGAACATCCTAAAGGAACTCTCTTATTCGACTCTGGACTCGGAACTCAAATAGAAGAGCAATATAAAGATCATAGATTCTATGTGAAACCGATGGTAGCTTATCAGAATGCAAATCCGATCGTAAACCAATTGAGGAATGTGGGGATCGATCCGAAGCAAGTCAACGATATCGTTCTGTCTCACTTGCATTGGGACCACGCAGGAGGAGTGGAGGATTTTCCTTGGGCAAAAATATGGTCTACGCAAGCAGGAAGGGAACATCTAAAAGAGTTTGGAGTGGAGAAGGGCTATCTTCCTACTCAACTGGATTCAAAAGAAATTATATGGAAAGATCTGAACTTCGCTTCTAAGCCTTATGAAAATTATTCTGCCAGCTTGGATTGGTTCGGAGACGGCTCTCTTGTTTTTGTTCCAATGGAAGGTCATACTGCAGGTGATGTGGGAATGTTTTTGAATCTGCCTTCTGGAAAGAGATTCTTTTTTACGGGAGATATCACTTGGGCAAGAGAAGGATTCGAACTTCCTTCTCATAGGACCAAGCTCTTGAGAAGAATAGTGGATCGAGATGCGACTGTATTAGGAAGGGAGATCTATCGAGTTCATTCCTTACTTCAAGCGTATCCGAATTTGGAAGTGGTCCCAGCTCACGATGGGGAAGTGATCGATAAGATAGGAATGTTCCCAAAATGGACTGAGTAG
- a CDS encoding DUF4160 domain-containing protein, with product MPTVLRILGYRFHFYSNEGNEPPHIHCRKENWECKFWLNTISLAENNGFRNHELREIERLVFEYRERFLKAYYEFHSRQ from the coding sequence ATGCCTACAGTCTTAAGAATACTCGGATATCGTTTTCACTTCTATTCGAATGAAGGAAATGAGCCCCCACATATTCATTGTCGAAAAGAAAATTGGGAATGCAAATTCTGGTTAAATACTATATCATTAGCCGAGAATAACGGATTTCGAAACCATGAACTTCGAGAGATCGAAAGACTCGTATTTGAATATAGAGAGAGATTTTTAAAGGCCTATTATGAGTTCCACAGCCGGCAATAA
- a CDS encoding DUF2442 domain-containing protein, whose product MSSTAGNNLISNVPAIKVWAENRMIYLELNDGRILGFPADRFKLLKAASESELKEVQLTLNGYALRWENLDEDLTVQGILEGRFQLPLEPST is encoded by the coding sequence ATGAGTTCCACAGCCGGCAATAATCTAATATCAAATGTGCCAGCCATCAAGGTTTGGGCAGAAAATCGTATGATCTATCTAGAATTAAATGATGGTAGAATATTAGGATTTCCTGCAGATAGATTCAAACTTTTAAAAGCAGCTTCTGAATCGGAATTGAAAGAAGTTCAGCTAACTCTAAACGGATATGCTCTTCGTTGGGAAAACCTAGATGAGGACTTGACTGTGCAGGGAATTCTAGAGGGAAGATTCCAACTTCCCTTAGAACCTTCTACTTAA
- a CDS encoding DoxX family protein has protein sequence MSKKTNQILYWIFTAPIIAGNLFGAYAYTSQNPQVLEGLGHLGYPGYITYILGPAKGLSALALLFPKFPRLKEWAYAGITFNVLGAGLSHLLAGDPNYPTPFVSLILCSVSYVLWRKLEAAKA, from the coding sequence ATGAGTAAAAAGACAAATCAAATATTGTATTGGATCTTCACTGCTCCGATCATTGCAGGAAATCTATTCGGTGCATACGCATATACTAGCCAAAACCCTCAGGTCTTAGAAGGCCTCGGACATCTTGGTTACCCAGGATATATCACTTACATTTTAGGGCCTGCGAAGGGACTGAGCGCACTTGCTCTTCTATTTCCTAAATTCCCAAGATTGAAAGAATGGGCGTATGCAGGAATCACATTCAACGTGTTAGGTGCTGGACTTTCTCACCTATTGGCAGGAGATCCGAATTATCCTACTCCGTTTGTCTCTCTCATCTTATGCTCGGTTTCTTATGTTCTTTGGAGAAAGTTGGAAGCAGCAAAAGCCTAA
- a CDS encoding DegT/DnrJ/EryC1/StrS family aminotransferase: protein MITARKTFLPFALPLISEKAIEEVAAVLRSGWITAGPKVKEFEEEFARYCGADFALAMNSATAGLHLALESIGLCSEDAVLVPAVTFTATAETVCYFGAEPILTDVDPIYNLMTVETLKETIERECVFSKGNLVHKKTGKTVRALMPVHLAGAVCDMDALNSLAREYHLYVIEDSAHAFPATHKGRKIGTHGDFTVFSFYATKGITTGEGGMVTTRHAHFAERMKLMRLHGINRETYGRPGWYYEVVSPGFKYNMNDIAAAIGIVQLSEAEDLWRRRIEIADIYRSEFAQLPFLHLPLPAKDGDHSWHLFRVEVDTVQERMNRDILSAELHKRNIGSSLHFIPLYEHPFYQRFGFDRKNYPNADAMYKKTLSLPLFAGMTDSDIEDVVTAVKGIFSDL, encoded by the coding sequence ATGATCACAGCAAGAAAAACGTTTTTACCATTCGCACTCCCCTTAATTTCCGAAAAGGCAATAGAAGAAGTGGCGGCGGTACTGCGTTCGGGCTGGATCACGGCTGGGCCCAAGGTAAAAGAATTCGAAGAAGAGTTCGCAAGATATTGCGGAGCGGATTTCGCGCTCGCAATGAACTCCGCAACTGCCGGCCTACACCTCGCGTTAGAATCCATCGGCCTCTGTTCGGAAGACGCAGTACTTGTTCCTGCAGTAACATTCACAGCCACTGCTGAGACGGTTTGCTATTTTGGCGCTGAGCCGATTCTCACAGATGTGGATCCGATCTATAATCTCATGACTGTGGAGACCTTAAAGGAAACCATCGAAAGAGAGTGCGTATTCTCCAAAGGAAATCTGGTCCATAAGAAAACCGGAAAGACAGTCAGAGCATTAATGCCTGTCCACTTGGCCGGTGCCGTCTGTGATATGGACGCACTCAACTCTCTCGCAAGAGAATATCATCTTTACGTAATAGAAGATTCTGCTCATGCCTTCCCTGCAACACATAAGGGAAGAAAAATAGGAACTCACGGAGACTTTACTGTCTTCAGTTTCTATGCAACCAAAGGAATTACTACTGGAGAAGGTGGAATGGTTACCACCCGCCACGCTCATTTTGCAGAACGCATGAAATTGATGAGACTGCATGGCATCAACCGAGAGACCTATGGACGTCCTGGTTGGTACTACGAAGTGGTTTCTCCGGGATTCAAATACAATATGAATGATATCGCTGCTGCGATCGGAATCGTACAATTATCCGAAGCAGAGGATTTATGGAGAAGAAGGATCGAGATTGCCGACATCTATCGCTCCGAATTTGCGCAGTTGCCTTTCCTACATCTACCATTGCCCGCAAAAGATGGAGATCATTCTTGGCATTTATTTAGAGTAGAAGTGGATACCGTTCAAGAAAGGATGAACAGAGATATCTTAAGTGCGGAATTGCACAAGAGAAACATCGGTTCAAGCTTACACTTCATTCCTCTCTATGAGCATCCATTCTATCAAAGATTTGGATTTGATCGTAAGAACTATCCGAACGCAGACGCAATGTATAAGAAGACTCTCTCTCTTCCTTTATTCGCTGGAATGACTGATTCTGATATAGAAGATGTTGTGACAGCAGTGAAAGGGATCTTCTCGGATCTATAA
- a CDS encoding adenylate/guanylate cyclase domain-containing protein, with product MSFFRTLFHYCRIPKRIWKKLLSIGTEGASEARYIVATNAVVLISALFSFLYYILFTFIGLMFPIWFYSLWSLNTLGYILVLFFNMNGRHKTARVLLSVTGTMQLFMISRILPQSAGLDLYILASFALPFYIFPPEEKKFLYIMEGVLALLFVSVHIIPYFYSPIFNLNPKYQNYFYFTSLVLVVAWFSFIGKELANAAWNADQSLKEEKEKTELLLLNILPKETAEELKKKGSSEPRFISQATVLFTDFYGFTSIAETLTPNDLVMELDFCFRHFDSVSETHHLEKLKTIGDAYMCVAGVPSYRSSHAIDSLLAALEMLERLEELSELKKKGPAWKARIGVHSGPLVAGVIGARKFSYDVWGDTVNLASRMESNSEPGRVNVTQSVVNLTKDFFQFKSRGKLPVKNKEKTAMFFLLGLKPEYRDKKNPRNPNAKFWEEYGKRFGRREPVLIY from the coding sequence ATGAGCTTTTTCAGAACCTTGTTTCACTATTGCCGGATCCCTAAACGGATTTGGAAGAAACTTCTCTCTATCGGGACCGAAGGAGCATCCGAGGCAAGATATATAGTCGCCACCAATGCAGTGGTCTTGATCAGCGCATTATTCAGTTTTTTATATTATATTCTTTTTACATTCATCGGGCTCATGTTTCCGATCTGGTTTTATTCTCTGTGGTCCCTAAACACTCTCGGTTATATCCTAGTGCTCTTCTTTAATATGAATGGTCGGCATAAAACTGCTAGGGTACTTCTTTCTGTAACCGGGACCATGCAGCTTTTTATGATCTCTCGGATCCTTCCTCAGAGTGCAGGCTTGGATCTGTATATACTCGCAAGTTTTGCGCTTCCTTTCTATATTTTTCCTCCAGAAGAGAAGAAGTTTCTATATATCATGGAGGGAGTATTAGCTCTACTATTCGTTTCCGTCCATATCATTCCCTATTTTTATAGTCCTATCTTTAATCTGAATCCTAAGTACCAAAACTATTTTTATTTCACGAGCTTGGTATTGGTCGTAGCCTGGTTTTCCTTTATAGGAAAGGAATTGGCAAACGCCGCCTGGAATGCGGACCAATCCTTAAAAGAAGAGAAAGAAAAAACAGAATTACTTTTACTGAATATTCTTCCCAAGGAAACAGCAGAGGAATTGAAGAAGAAGGGAAGCTCCGAACCTAGATTTATTTCTCAGGCAACAGTTCTATTTACCGATTTTTACGGATTTACTTCTATCGCAGAAACTCTAACTCCTAACGATCTTGTAATGGAACTGGACTTTTGCTTTCGCCATTTCGATTCGGTGAGCGAAACACATCACTTGGAAAAATTAAAGACGATAGGTGATGCATACATGTGTGTCGCAGGAGTTCCTTCGTATCGATCTTCTCATGCAATAGACAGTCTGCTCGCAGCCCTCGAAATGTTGGAACGTTTAGAGGAGCTATCCGAATTAAAGAAGAAGGGACCTGCCTGGAAGGCAAGAATTGGAGTGCATTCGGGACCTTTGGTTGCCGGAGTGATCGGGGCTCGAAAATTTTCTTATGATGTTTGGGGCGACACTGTGAATCTGGCGAGTCGCATGGAATCGAATAGCGAACCAGGTAGAGTGAATGTGACCCAATCGGTGGTGAATTTAACCAAGGACTTCTTTCAGTTCAAGTCTCGAGGAAAACTCCCGGTCAAGAATAAGGAAAAGACTGCTATGTTTTTCTTGTTGGGATTGAAACCAGAATACAGAGACAAAAAAAATCCTAGAAATCCAAATGCCAAGTTTTGGGAGGAATATGGCAAACGTTTCGGAAGAAGAGAGCCGGTTCTTATATATTAA
- a CDS encoding MmcQ/YjbR family DNA-binding protein, translated as MPKKVDQLARVRKICFSLPEVTEVGAWGAPTFRIRSKMFAMYREDHHGDGRLGLWLKSTFDQQEALLEFDPIRFFKPAYVGPRGWIGLHLDKNSDEEVSFHVKEAYKLIAPRKLLEKFNI; from the coding sequence ATGCCTAAGAAAGTCGACCAACTTGCCAGAGTTCGAAAGATCTGCTTTTCCCTTCCTGAAGTCACGGAAGTAGGGGCTTGGGGAGCTCCTACATTTCGGATCAGATCGAAAATGTTTGCCATGTATCGGGAAGACCATCATGGAGACGGTAGATTGGGACTCTGGCTAAAGTCGACTTTCGATCAACAAGAAGCTTTATTAGAATTCGATCCGATCCGTTTCTTCAAACCTGCATACGTTGGGCCAAGAGGTTGGATCGGACTCCATCTGGATAAGAATTCGGATGAAGAAGTGAGTTTTCACGTCAAGGAAGCTTACAAACTAATAGCTCCCAGAAAATTATTAGAGAAATTTAATATATAA
- a CDS encoding TetR/AcrR family transcriptional regulator, which translates to MGQKGEIAKEKMVRAMADRLELGGYAGTGLNDIVEDAKAPKGSIYFHFPGGKEELAAQALLLAGKELASQLEGVLGSSKSVSAGIQKVFLALESRLVSSNFSKGCPISTTASETASEPSLVNSTCAGIYQDWTSIFDSFFQKNGIDKTRSFALAISILSLLEGSILISRTNRNTDAIRSAAKTAKILVSLEKQSS; encoded by the coding sequence ATGGGTCAAAAAGGGGAAATCGCAAAGGAAAAGATGGTCCGAGCCATGGCAGATCGTTTGGAGCTAGGCGGCTACGCAGGCACAGGCTTAAACGATATCGTCGAGGACGCAAAGGCACCTAAGGGTTCTATCTATTTTCATTTTCCGGGAGGGAAGGAAGAGCTGGCCGCTCAAGCCTTGCTTCTTGCAGGAAAGGAATTAGCCTCTCAGTTGGAAGGAGTCCTAGGTTCTTCTAAATCGGTGAGCGCAGGAATCCAAAAGGTCTTCTTGGCCTTAGAATCCAGATTGGTATCCTCGAATTTTTCTAAGGGTTGTCCCATTTCAACGACTGCGTCCGAGACCGCATCGGAACCTTCTCTTGTGAATTCTACCTGTGCAGGAATTTATCAGGATTGGACTTCGATCTTCGACTCCTTCTTCCAAAAGAATGGAATAGACAAGACTAGATCTTTTGCATTGGCCATAAGCATTCTCTCTCTTTTGGAAGGGTCTATCCTGATTTCCAGAACGAATCGAAATACGGACGCGATCCGATCCGCAGCGAAAACCGCAAAAATCCTGGTTTCTTTGGAGAAACAATCATCATGA
- a CDS encoding GyrI-like domain-containing protein: MKLKIFLGAIAFLLVSGFGYLYYLGAFDTIQVKEETLGPFYVLSHDRVGNYRHVGDTFESIQKEFPAKGIKNYKLFGIYKDNPNTVAEEKLRCEVGALFSEPLTEIPSGFSLPLKYRTIERKKYITVDFPLKSFVSIFVGIYKVYPELTKTCIEKGCDMNGKASMEIYEPLVEKTSKYMMSLD; this comes from the coding sequence ATGAAGTTAAAAATTTTTCTAGGTGCAATTGCGTTCTTACTGGTTTCTGGGTTTGGTTATCTCTATTACTTGGGAGCGTTCGATACCATTCAAGTAAAGGAAGAAACATTAGGACCCTTCTATGTTTTATCTCATGATCGTGTCGGGAATTACAGACATGTAGGTGATACCTTTGAATCTATTCAAAAGGAATTTCCGGCAAAGGGAATTAAGAATTATAAACTCTTTGGGATCTATAAAGATAACCCGAATACTGTCGCCGAGGAAAAACTGAGATGCGAAGTAGGAGCTTTGTTTTCGGAACCATTGACCGAGATCCCTTCTGGATTTTCTCTTCCCTTAAAATATAGAACCATCGAAAGGAAAAAATACATAACCGTCGATTTCCCTTTGAAGAGTTTTGTTTCTATCTTTGTAGGGATTTACAAGGTCTATCCGGAATTAACAAAAACCTGCATAGAAAAAGGCTGCGATATGAATGGAAAGGCTTCTATGGAGATCTATGAGCCTCTCGTAGAAAAAACGTCCAAGTATATGATGTCTTTGGATTAA
- a CDS encoding ABC transporter permease: MFFIALRQMSARKKQTLLTLLGIVLGATAYIVISGILLGLREYLIDQLVNNDAHIRISSQVKIIGEKDLDTILFRSKEIPFWSVPPSGRRDSEEIENQAGWQKKVSSDPEVEASSSQLQIKVIYRKGKIAEAGRIIGVKPDAQSKVARIKENIIQGDFSEIRESGNKLVIGEGLRLLLGARISDTVYISTGKSDPIPFKIVAAFQMGNKAVDDGSAYANLADVQNLNQTPNRISDIVVRLKELSRATPKAREWGREGDVKVQSWEDVNATFISLFKMQDAIRYALVGTILLVAGFGIYNILNIVIGQKRREIAILRSIGYEPVDILKIFLIQGLLLGVAGGVFGMLLGYLICRRLEHVSFSNPLMQTKSGMMMVSFEAPIYLQAFLLAFIATLIASIFPARSASKLSPIEIIRGE; the protein is encoded by the coding sequence ATGTTCTTCATTGCCTTAAGACAAATGTCTGCTCGAAAAAAGCAGACTCTTTTAACCTTGCTCGGGATCGTTTTGGGAGCCACAGCTTACATCGTGATTTCAGGGATCCTATTAGGTTTGCGGGAATATCTCATCGATCAGTTAGTGAACAACGACGCTCACATTCGTATATCTTCTCAGGTTAAGATCATCGGAGAGAAAGATCTAGATACGATCCTATTTCGTTCGAAGGAAATTCCTTTTTGGTCCGTTCCTCCTTCTGGAAGAAGGGACAGCGAAGAGATAGAAAATCAAGCAGGTTGGCAAAAGAAGGTCAGCTCTGATCCTGAAGTAGAGGCGAGTTCTTCTCAATTACAGATCAAAGTGATCTATAGAAAGGGAAAGATCGCCGAAGCAGGAAGGATTATCGGTGTAAAACCGGATGCTCAGTCCAAAGTAGCTCGGATCAAAGAAAATATTATCCAAGGAGATTTTTCAGAGATCCGAGAGAGCGGAAATAAACTCGTGATCGGAGAAGGCTTACGACTTCTTTTAGGAGCAAGGATCTCTGATACGGTTTATATAAGCACAGGCAAATCTGATCCGATTCCCTTCAAGATTGTTGCCGCTTTTCAAATGGGGAATAAGGCCGTAGACGACGGCTCCGCATACGCGAATCTCGCGGATGTTCAAAATCTAAACCAAACTCCGAATCGGATCAGTGATATCGTAGTCCGATTGAAAGAATTGTCCAGAGCCACTCCCAAGGCAAGAGAATGGGGGAGAGAAGGGGACGTTAAAGTCCAGAGTTGGGAGGATGTGAATGCTACTTTCATTTCCTTATTCAAGATGCAGGATGCAATTCGTTATGCTCTCGTCGGGACGATTCTCTTGGTGGCAGGATTCGGGATTTATAATATTCTAAATATAGTCATAGGGCAAAAAAGAAGAGAGATCGCCATTCTCAGATCGATCGGATATGAGCCCGTGGATATCCTAAAGATCTTTCTGATACAGGGCTTGCTTCTGGGAGTCGCAGGAGGGGTTTTCGGAATGTTACTCGGTTATCTGATCTGTAGAAGATTGGAACATGTGTCTTTCTCGAACCCTCTCATGCAAACTAAGTCAGGAATGATGATGGTTTCCTTCGAGGCTCCTATTTATCTTCAGGCATTTTTGCTAGCTTTTATCGCGACCTTGATCGCTAGCATTTTTCCGGCAAGATCCGCGAGTAAATTATCTCCGATCGAGATTATCAGGGGGGAATGA
- a CDS encoding carbon-nitrogen hydrolase family protein codes for MPRFRAALIQLNSNSDPDHNLNRCEALVREASEGGAKLIGLPENFSYFGSEKEKLERAHEIEEKTREFLHRVSQKHNVYILAGGYPNPSINGKVYNTASLYSPEGVEKIRYHKIHLFDTDPGDGVEYRESKTVEAGDSPAEVYHSLELGNISSVICYDLRFPELFRKLADQNAEIIFVPSAFTKITGQAHWEILLRARAIENQCFILAPAQTGTHSKGRETYGHSLIVNPWGEILADGKEGEKVVFAEIDLEEVEKVRKKIPALKHRRVPII; via the coding sequence ATGCCACGATTTCGAGCCGCTCTCATTCAATTAAATAGCAATTCCGATCCCGATCATAATCTAAATCGATGCGAGGCATTGGTTCGAGAAGCTTCCGAAGGCGGAGCGAAACTGATTGGTCTTCCAGAAAACTTTTCTTATTTCGGTTCCGAGAAGGAAAAACTGGAAAGAGCTCATGAGATTGAAGAGAAGACAAGAGAATTCCTGCATCGAGTTTCCCAAAAGCATAATGTATATATCTTAGCAGGAGGATATCCGAATCCTTCTATCAATGGAAAGGTCTATAATACTGCCTCTCTTTATAGTCCGGAAGGCGTGGAGAAGATCCGCTATCATAAGATCCATCTATTCGATACGGATCCTGGAGACGGAGTAGAATATAGAGAATCTAAAACAGTAGAAGCAGGTGACTCTCCCGCAGAAGTCTACCATAGCTTGGAGCTTGGAAATATCTCTAGCGTTATTTGCTATGATCTAAGATTTCCAGAATTATTCCGAAAACTTGCCGACCAAAATGCTGAGATCATCTTTGTTCCTTCCGCATTCACAAAGATCACTGGGCAGGCTCATTGGGAAATACTATTGAGAGCAAGGGCGATCGAAAACCAATGCTTTATACTCGCGCCTGCTCAAACAGGAACCCATAGTAAAGGAAGAGAGACATACGGCCATTCTCTAATCGTCAATCCATGGGGAGAAATACTCGCCGACGGAAAAGAAGGAGAGAAGGTAGTCTTCGCAGAGATCGATTTAGAAGAAGTGGAGAAGGTAAGAAAGAAAATCCCTGCATTAAAGCACAGAAGAGTTCCGATTATCTAA